The window tcaatcagTAGTAGTGATGGGGTGGTTGTGTTGGTGTGATCCAAGGCAGTTTCTTGGGTTTGATGGAATGAAATGGTGGTTTCAGAATGGGGCATAATACAAAAAGTAGATTCTATGGTTGCCCacttgttttctctttttaataaataaaaagttggttaaatcattatttatgaaaagcaATGATTAAGTGCAATTTCTTATGCatctaagtttttaaaatctgtcacatgacaattttttttattgatgtgTTTAAATTACACAGAGATAGACTAAATTTAGAttacatttcaattttcttttttggtatttAATAGGGGTCTCTCCTaacctttttaaaaacttgtaagatcaattttgtaacaaagtccaaagactaaatgggaaaacaaaaaaatttaattagattctATAAATGACTTTTTTAAAGAACGGTAAAagttctattattatttaacgtTCAAATAACATAActtaatttctatataaatttgaagcgtttgtaaaagaataattgTATTCTTAAAGCAAATATAAAGGCTGGAGAGTAATTTTTACAATCCAACTGTTATTTGTCACATCAAACTCAATCTAATGAACATGTCACATCAACCAACAACAGCAATCATaccattaagaaaaagatgagCTTTAAGCAtctttaaaaaggaaaaagaaaagaaagaaacaataagtTCTGACCTGAATCCAGTGAAGAAGTTGATCCTAACAACAAGAGAAATGTAGAGAAACAAAGCAATGAAGAAGCAAGTTCTTGATAAGCCATCAAAGTCATCATAAATGGTCTGCCAAGCAATGCTGGCTGCAGAAGGGGCAGCTATGAACATTGAGTAAACAGGATGCAGTTCCTTTGGCAATGCCTCACTCGTCGGCAGCCTTTGATAAAGTGTCACAAACACTACTAAATAATGTGCAAACCCAACTGACCATAAGAACTTTGCTGCCTCCAACCATCCACATTTCGCTGCTAGTATAGCCCCTACGAAGTTCCCGACCACCGACAAGTGCGACGACGGGTTCACCACCTACCGTATGATTCAATGATTAAACTTTATTACAGGTTTTTAAACTTCAAGCTTTTGGATTTGGtagtaataattttagtagGATCCCGAagcattcatttttcatttgaattagTATTGATAGCCATTTCTTTGTTAAGTCGGGTGATTTTACAAGTAACTTAGTGGTTATCCTTATTggtttttaagtttatttcaatatgatgccttcaaactttcaaattgtttatctacttttatttttaagggAAGTTGGTTATTATATTTGGGTATTTTCTGGATGAGGgcatatgttattttatttgagttataataatttatttttcgaATGCAAATTAttatgagttataataattaggaATTTCAACTCCAAGACCCTTCCACATTGGGAACTCAAAATTCTtcgaaaatttttaaatattatgatagtacaaatttttttgtattagtattatttaaaaatgacataaaattaattaataataaagtaatacaTAATTCAATAACGTATCAAGTTGTGAGGGAGAGTAATTATGGTAATACTAGAAATTTTTCCAAACCCctatatgaaaacaaaaaactaactttcttcttgcatttttctttttaactaaattatgaTGTAGATAGGGTAGCCATGCAAAGtgaataagttttttttcccttatttTGAGATGATATAGGATCTCTGAATCAATATTAGATAAGCATAACATATAGCTTTTGAGTTTAGTGGTAGTTTAATTGAAACGCACCTTACAAAGGCGACGTTTTCCACCGGATAGCCATTGACCGTAAATCTTAAGCTCGAGCAAGAAGTATGGGCCCATGAAGGCACACCAAACAGCAGGGTGAAGCGGCCCGGACACAAACCGGGGCGGGACGCTGATGGCAAGGAACATGCAGACGACCCAAGGAGCAAAGAAGAAGTTAACACGAACAGGGTGGAAATACTCTCTTCTAACAGCTTCAAAGTAGAAGATGCATTTGAGAACGTAAGCAAATGTAACTGAGCAAAGGGCAGCTGTGGCCAAGAGCCAAATGGCAAGATTGATGAATGGGGAAATGTGAAGGAACTCCGTGGCGGGGCTCGTTGAGAGAGCCCGCCACAACACAGCCTGGCTGCTGAGACCGAGGCAGATACCATAGCATCCGATCGGGAATCGGAGAAGGAATGGCCATTTTTCGTCTTTAGGGAGTAGAATGTCTTCGTAGTCCTACATGAAAAATCATACTTCGTCAAAAGTTTAAGCATATGTTACTACATTATTTCACCATTCAATCGAAAGCTTAATTAGCAATAACTAATTACAACAAAACTTCCATTTGTCAGGACTACAATTATGTGAATAGAACACATACTAATTATCATTTAGTTTAACTACTATTTGACATCATTGATTGAGATAGAGTTGAGTTGAATTGGTAACTTTAATAGATTGgattaaaaatcatttgatgactattaaaatatcattttagttatctatttttatttttatttaattttagtttgtacTTTCAAtgtacaaacaaaaaaaaaaaacctagatttcaaaaatagttatagcaatatttgattgatatatacataaacaCATGAATTATATACCTTGACTTGATCAAGTTCAGGTCCTCTAAGAGCAGCAAAATATCTTCCAACAGGAACACTTTTATTCTCAGATTCATCCCTTCCTTCACTACTTTGATCCATTTGATGATCTTTCTTCAATGGCAATAGAGAGTTTTGCTTACTAAGAGTTGATTTTGTTCTAAACATACTAAAATCACCTTTCTTCCCTTCAATTATTGTTGAATCAAACCCTCCAAAACTTCTTCCACTCCTGGGAAGAGCCATTCTCTCAATTCCCTTCCCTTTTGAAACCCTATTCAAACCCGTTTCCAGCGACATCTGTCGTCCAAAACTCCCCGTCGATCGCGGTGGCGGTGGCGGTGGTGGCCGTAGCCGATTACTGTTGTTGTGTTTCTTCAACCGCTTCTCAACCCCATCAGCTGATGTCATTGTTGGCCGAGCGTTgtgttgttgttgttcttcttcttccttctcttcctCGTCCTCTTCTAGAACTACTTCGTGAATGTCAACGAAATTAGGGTTTGCATGAGAAATGGAAAACGGGGTTTGTTTTTTGTCCATTactttcctctctctctatgttggttaggttgttttgaaatttgaaattgtttgaatGGAGGAGAtgttgtattatatatattggttttgATATGAGTAATTTAGATTTCATATGTTCACATGAGGTTCTTGATCTTATTGTTCACGAGATTTTGATAAAAGTAAAGGTTTCTTTAGTAGGTGAAGGATTGATATgttaaatgaaattgagacCAATAGTATATATACTTTGGGTGAAGGGATATATATATCTCGTGGGATGACACTAAGTAACACTTTGTGGCCATTATTTTATGGCTCTTACCAACGTCGGttactttcaaaattcaaattgagtttttgtttaaaggtTAGTTGGGAAAGTCTTAACACAGAATTGCATGTATACGTACCAAAATCAACTCAAATAcggtaatatttatttataaggtgtaatatatattttaataatcttaaaaaatcaaattattttttaaaaagataaccCGAATCCAATCCAACCAAAAAAGAGATTCAACTTCAATCTAATTCTTGCAATTTAAGTTTGGTAGTTTGGATGGTTCGTATTCTCGAGTTATTTGAACACTTTTACCGTAACATAcctattatatataataataataataataacaaaaaagaaagaaagaaagaaataataaagaaagaaagaaaagacagaaaaaagcacaattaattaaaactcaCAGGTTGAATATGGAAAccatagaaaaagaaagtatcttttttaaaaagtatcaaAGTAGGATTCATATTGATTAATGCATTCATTTGTCTATTTGGAAAGACGAAAGGTTATGGTTTCAAATGATTAAtactaatatttaatttataattaatctccaccactattttaatttttacgtTCGAGGATAAAAGGATCATAACTCAAATAATAACTGACATGTATGGAAGGTTGTTCGaagcaaaattaaattcatccATGGACGTAAACCCAAAGACATCCCAAGAATTTTTACGAGAGTTTATATGTTCCAAAgcaaaaattcaaaccatCGATCTCCAAAATCGGTCAATCGAGCTTGTTTCATTTTAtcgaaaagaaaacaattgacCAACACTTTGCGACTTTGAGTGTCACACGAACGCTTATATAATAGATATTAGATGTACCTCAAGCAGGGTAAGCAATATTTTAAGTGATTCGGTGAACTAAACATATTCCGTGTATTATCTAATTCTTTTACCTCTTTTTGTGATGAATCTAAAACTTTGAGTAATTGTCATGAATCTAAagataaatacataatttcatttgttCATAATACACCTATCCACCCGTTTTTcgagaaattttgaaatagttaaaataaaaagttaatattttaatttagaaataagataaaagaagTGAATTGTATTGGTATGTTTTTATTCTACAAGAGACATACTATTTTGATACACAGAAAAATACGTGGACGTAAAGGATTGGTCAATCTTTATCAAAGTCTCAATTTGttcattattgttttaaagagaaacaaataaaCCCACATGgccaagttttctttttttcttgatgtAGACAATCCACTATTCaccaaatcaaatatatcaatttgttgGATAAATTTTACTCATTTTAATTCTATATTTGTTCAATAAATCAAAGCAAAATGTTGATTGATAATCTATTTTAGCCAATCCTGcttcaaacttttgaatttaatatttgttgttGCAATCTCATCTACCCAACAATTCCTTGATTTAAAGTGTAGTTAAACTTTTAACCACAGTAAAAATGAGTGAATATGTAATTTACTTCAAGTATACTTTTTACTTGTTCATTCTTTTCTAGAGAAGCTAATGACTAATCCAAACTCAAAGCAACAAGGTTAGTTCATGGTGTAATTCATTTGTTGAAAGGTGAATTTTGGGTTAGGTTTTGAATCATTTTCACCTAAAGAATACAACACTTGATGAGAAGGAAATTTAGCCTTAACaatcttttgaaaatgaacTGCAGAGTTTGAAGTTCAAAGCCTTTGATAATGAACTTCTTGATTCCTGAAAGACATCTCATAATCTCAACCAACCAAccaaaaatgataaacaaaaGTTTCTCTAAGATTAAGCCAAATGGTGTCTAATTGGCTGGTTTCTCTAACGGGCTTCCAGAGGAGAGGAATGGTAGATTCGTAGCTCATGAAAAGCACAAATGGAGATGAAAAGAGCATAAATGTAAGTAATAAGATTATGAGCGTTTCTACACAATAAAAGAGCAAGAACTCATTGATCAGAAGCAGTGGGCAATTCTAAAGAATAATCGCTTTTCATTGGAGGAAAACAATAGATTAGGGGTTTTATTAGGTACAAACAcatcaaattttgttgaaaaagtaAGGATTTTCTCCCCATGAAacaaggaaagaaataaaaaaaaggtgaaaaatCATAGCATGTGATAATAAAGTAGACAGCCAGAACACAGATGGGCATTTGAAGCAATAGCAACAAAAAAGTCATTCAAATATAAGACAAAGGAATAAATTGACAAATGAACAAAGAACAGTagattatacatatatatatatggactAGCTTATCCGCACGTTACTAATCTCATGGGATGGGACAACCTGAGAACAGTCGATTACATTGATATTGACTTTGAAAACTAAGCAAGTTCAACTCTGTATAATCCTTTTCATGTAACCCTCCTGTTTTATCAACCATTACAATTTACATACATCagtaaaaaaatgttcaattgAAAGTAATGTAGTCtaagaagagagaaatttttaacaaaatggAGGTAGGGAGAAGATATTATTTCCCTCCCCACAGAATCAAATTGAAcgtttatatatttgaatcatCTTCGTGTTTCTCAATATGCAGCAGAAGTATACAAGCTACAAGAGGGCCCCAAAAGGAGAGGGAATTCACTCTTAGTGGTGGCCACTCCAATCGAGAAGaattcaaagaagaaaagaagagatcATTAAACTTCCCTATTCTCCATGAATCCTATACATTCCATTCTCTACTTGAAAAGATTTAGCCAAAAAAGcaataaatcaaagaaaaatggacGCACCCTTATTTCCGTAGAGCTCAGACCAGATCAATCCATGCATAAATTCATATCTTTTAACTTCAATGGGTTGTCACTTTGGACCTCTTTTTGGCCTCACTGTAAAGCACTACACCCATGATAGTCACAGCAAATCCAGCCATACCCATCACTGTAACAGGGTTCCTGAAGATCAAAACAGAAACAACAGCCGCTACGGCAGCCTTTGCATTTCCAAGAACCTGCAATGTGAGGGCACTGGTGTGCTTGGTCACCAAGAAATTGGTCAAATTCACCAAATAAGCCACCGTAGCATTGCCAAGCAACAAGAACACAATAAACGAATTCCCTCGAGCTTTTTCGACAGTAATTGCAGCTACATTCCCTTCAATATATAGACTAAAAGGAAGCAAAATCATAGCAGCCATTGGAGCCATGTACAACAACAAATTCATAGAGTGAAGTTTCTCAGCTTCTGAGGTTAACAAAATCCCTTGAACCACAGATTTCAATGCCCGCCCAGCAGTAGAGCCAACACAAACCAAAAACCCAAAGAAATGAAACAATGGCTCACTATTACTAGCCAAAACAATCCCGAAAACCACAGGCAAAAGCGCAAGATAAACCTCAGCAGACTCCTTCTTACAAGTAatcaaaaaagcaaaaatggCAGTGAAAAACGGGGTGGTAGCACCAATAGCTTGGTTAAACGAAACGGGAAGGTAACGAAGAGATGTATTCCCACAAACAACGGAGAAACAGAAAATGGCGCTAAGAgcaaagattttaaaaaactgtTTACGAGAAAGAATGTGTTGCAACGGAACAATCTCAAGAAAATTAATCGCAATATAACTATAAGCCGCACAAGCCAGCATATGAAGCATTGTGAGAAAGATCGGGTACCGATAGCCATAGAAGCTTAAAAGGTATTTGTTGAGAAGAAGAACACCAATGTTGGATAAGTACCATGAGAGTATAATTACCACCGTCAATAAATTGGGCGATAGATGTGATCCGATCGGGAAACCTGCGGCACTGTTTCGAACGTCGCTAGGAGGCGTCATTGGAATGTCGAGGGCCTGGTCGGCGGCGGCCGTGGAGGAGTCCAGGCGAGGGTTGCTCATACGACGAGTAGTCCATGTCTGAGCCTCCACCATGGccacaaaaatggaaagagaaagaggaagcTAAGGCTTTCTCTCCTCTAGAGAGCTTTGAGATtatagagatagagagagaaagagagatcgGATCTGAAGGAAGAAGACGAGAGGTTGAGGAAAACAGATTGATAAACGAAGAACGTGAAAGGTTTTTTTCGAGGCCTATTTCATCGGACGGTTCATCTTTAGATTTCGGACATCTATAGATCTCACCCGTTGGATTAAGATTAAAgccatttttttccttttccttttatatttatttatatacatttgtcggtatatatttattttatttttggtatttctatcaattttgcattaaatattaacaacaattttattcacttgctaaaaataaaaagagaagcaTTTAAGAATTGGGTTAAACtcacaaattagaaaattaaaattaattaacaaaaatttcatcctaaatatgattaagaaaaatataaatagtgacaaatatataaattatttatttatttattaaagaagaaaagtgttTCCATTTTAGTAAACTCATGTTTCTTTATAATCCAAATAATCTTAAATAGGTCTCATTACTTTGCATCATTACTCCAAATCTAGCTaaacatttcttcttttttatttatttatttacgttattaaaattatttttcttcaaaactatTCTAAATTTGgcatttactttttaaatcaaattattcatCAACTTATTCTaagaaatttgagatttaaaaatatgaagataAACATCGTTTgatttttatctaaaataagaaattatttagTCGTATAATAAATCAATTCTATCTAATTAAGTGTAAAcaatttgtatctttttattattcttgaaaaaaattctatttttaaatataaatacatcttattttaaatttaataactaCAATAAACTTCTAAACAAATGTTcaagaaaatagttaatttttaaaaaaatcaacatggtatttttaaaaaaaaaaaataagaaaaattgtaaaaagattattttcaaatgagtTTCTAATTGTAGTCAACGCAATGCCAAATAtagccttttttttatttcaaatatttaaattacaaacagATTAGTTTAGCTTTTAAattgtaatgaaaaataaataaacaaagattaCATGCAACGTGTTTAAGTGATTAtagtcttgaaagattttaataTGAAGCTTCCAAATcaagtaattaatatttcaattttcaattcacctacatcaatttaattaaatatacgtgctcacattaaattattgaatttgaaatcacatcatccaatattttaaaaataataatcaaaagcatatactaacaattttataaaaaaattaattttagatctagttgttatatttgtaatttttgttggtgtatttattatttagtaaaa of the Cucumis sativus cultivar 9930 chromosome 3, Cucumber_9930_V3, whole genome shotgun sequence genome contains:
- the LOC101212660 gene encoding guard cell S-type anion channel SLAC1 — translated: MDKKQTPFSISHANPNFVDIHEVVLEEDEEEKEEEEQQQHNARPTMTSADGVEKRLKKHNNSNRLRPPPPPPPRSTGSFGRQMSLETGLNRVSKGKGIERMALPRSGRSFGGFDSTIIEGKKGDFSMFRTKSTLSKQNSLLPLKKDHQMDQSSEGRDESENKSVPVGRYFAALRGPELDQVKDYEDILLPKDEKWPFLLRFPIGCYGICLGLSSQAVLWRALSTSPATEFLHISPFINLAIWLLATAALCSVTFAYVLKCIFYFEAVRREYFHPVRVNFFFAPWVVCMFLAISVPPRFVSGPLHPAVWCAFMGPYFLLELKIYGQWLSGGKRRLCKVVNPSSHLSVVGNFVGAILAAKCGWLEAAKFLWSVGFAHYLVVFVTLYQRLPTSEALPKELHPVYSMFIAAPSAASIAWQTIYDDFDGLSRTCFFIALFLYISLVVRINFFTGFRFSVAWWSYTFPMTTASVATIKYAEHVPTVVSKGLALTLSFMSSTMVSLLFVSTLLHAFFWKTLFPNDLAIAITKKRLIKDRRPFKKAYDLKRWTKQALTKHNNNKDDFDAQQTS
- the LOC101206315 gene encoding probable sugar phosphate/phosphate translocator At1g12500; this encodes MVEAQTWTTRRMSNPRLDSSTAAADQALDIPMTPPSDVRNSAAGFPIGSHLSPNLLTVVIILSWYLSNIGVLLLNKYLLSFYGYRYPIFLTMLHMLACAAYSYIAINFLEIVPLQHILSRKQFFKIFALSAIFCFSVVCGNTSLRYLPVSFNQAIGATTPFFTAIFAFLITCKKESAEVYLALLPVVFGIVLASNSEPLFHFFGFLVCVGSTAGRALKSVVQGILLTSEAEKLHSMNLLLYMAPMAAMILLPFSLYIEGNVAAITVEKARGNSFIVFLLLGNATVAYLVNLTNFLVTKHTSALTLQVLGNAKAAVAAVVSVLIFRNPVTVMGMAGFAVTIMGVVLYSEAKKRSKVTTH